One part of the Arthrobacter sp. EM1 genome encodes these proteins:
- a CDS encoding primosomal protein N', with the protein MNGPIKHATPDEPHQLSLLQGFPTVAAASPGPELAARLPVARVRLESSLPHLDRPFDYSVPAALDAAAQPGVRVKVKFNGQELAGYLMDRAAESDAGHPLVPLYKVLSPVPVLTAAVAELAGRVAARYAGNVSDVLRVAVPPRMAKLEKELAAEGVLDPSVFADEASGRGTGAALPGGLEGSRWSGYRNGPAFLQHLNAGESPRAVLSALQGYGAGGWPRLIAEAVAAVRLSGRGAIVVVPDYRDLDRAETALLQLLPAGDVARLTADDGQTPRYRSFLRILSGAAGVAVGTRSAAYAPVHNLGLVVCWDDGDDLHIEQRSPYAHTREVLLLRAEQEGAACLLAAHTRSTETQRLVEAGWARSVEAGRSVVRRSVPRVLNTADSYELEHDPLARIARLPGAAWRAAKDGLERGPVLVQVARAGYAPSLACENCREPARCTSCSGPLAIAGASGSSAVPQCRWCSTPAADWRCGTCNGTRLRRGATGALRTAEELGRAFPGKPVVTSSGDRVLATVPDSKALVVATVGAEPVAPGGYAAALLLDGDSLLRRENLRAGEDAVRRWFNAAALVRPAGEGGLVVITADDAAGVGALLRWDPAGYAERELSLRQELQLPPAVRVASLTGGRTAVGHFSQAVEQQLAAQGITLRTAGPAPLVITGAPAHGSVRGAAGDDVRTLMFIPYGQAAHVTMALRAVKAAAAAKRTDDPVQLRLDGVDVL; encoded by the coding sequence ATGAACGGCCCGATTAAACACGCCACCCCGGATGAACCCCATCAACTCTCATTGCTGCAGGGCTTTCCCACCGTGGCAGCGGCGTCCCCGGGACCGGAACTAGCCGCCCGGCTTCCGGTGGCGCGGGTGCGGCTGGAATCTTCCCTCCCGCACCTTGACCGGCCCTTCGACTACAGCGTGCCCGCCGCCCTGGACGCCGCGGCGCAACCTGGGGTCCGGGTGAAAGTTAAGTTCAACGGTCAGGAGCTCGCCGGATACCTGATGGACCGGGCAGCCGAATCCGACGCCGGCCACCCCCTCGTTCCGCTGTACAAAGTGCTCTCGCCGGTGCCGGTGCTAACGGCCGCCGTCGCAGAACTCGCGGGACGTGTTGCGGCCCGCTACGCCGGCAATGTCAGCGACGTACTCCGCGTGGCGGTTCCGCCGCGGATGGCGAAACTGGAGAAGGAGCTCGCCGCCGAGGGGGTCCTGGACCCCTCAGTCTTCGCCGACGAGGCCTCCGGGCGCGGAACGGGCGCGGCACTTCCCGGCGGTCTGGAAGGTTCACGCTGGTCCGGGTACCGCAACGGACCGGCCTTCCTGCAGCACCTGAACGCAGGCGAGTCGCCGCGGGCGGTGCTCAGCGCACTGCAGGGCTACGGTGCCGGCGGCTGGCCCCGGCTGATCGCCGAAGCAGTTGCAGCCGTCCGCCTCTCCGGCCGCGGGGCCATCGTTGTGGTGCCCGACTACCGTGACCTGGACCGGGCGGAAACGGCGCTCCTGCAGCTGCTGCCGGCCGGGGACGTCGCCCGGCTCACGGCGGACGATGGCCAGACGCCCCGCTACCGCAGCTTCCTGCGGATCCTCAGCGGCGCCGCCGGGGTTGCTGTCGGCACCAGGTCCGCCGCCTACGCCCCGGTGCACAACCTGGGTCTCGTTGTCTGCTGGGACGACGGTGACGACCTGCACATCGAGCAGCGCTCACCCTACGCCCATACCCGCGAAGTCCTGCTGCTGCGCGCCGAGCAGGAGGGCGCGGCGTGCCTGCTCGCAGCGCATACCCGGAGTACCGAAACGCAGCGACTCGTCGAGGCAGGATGGGCCCGGTCGGTGGAGGCCGGACGCTCCGTTGTCCGCCGGAGCGTCCCGCGTGTGCTGAACACGGCCGACAGCTACGAACTTGAACACGATCCGCTGGCCCGGATCGCACGGCTGCCCGGCGCGGCCTGGCGTGCTGCCAAGGACGGACTCGAACGCGGCCCGGTCCTGGTCCAGGTCGCGAGGGCCGGTTACGCCCCGTCGCTGGCCTGTGAAAACTGCCGGGAGCCGGCGCGCTGTACGTCCTGCAGCGGGCCGCTGGCCATCGCCGGGGCCAGCGGGAGCTCCGCGGTGCCGCAATGCCGCTGGTGTTCAACGCCGGCGGCTGACTGGCGCTGCGGCACGTGCAATGGTACACGGCTGAGGCGCGGCGCCACGGGGGCCCTGCGGACGGCTGAGGAACTGGGCCGGGCCTTCCCCGGGAAGCCGGTGGTCACCTCATCCGGGGACCGGGTGCTGGCAACCGTTCCTGATTCCAAGGCGCTGGTAGTCGCCACGGTCGGCGCCGAACCCGTCGCGCCCGGAGGCTATGCGGCGGCACTTCTGCTGGACGGCGATTCACTGCTGCGGCGAGAAAACCTGCGGGCCGGGGAAGACGCCGTCAGGCGCTGGTTCAACGCTGCGGCGCTGGTCCGCCCCGCCGGGGAGGGCGGGCTCGTGGTGATCACCGCTGACGACGCCGCCGGTGTGGGCGCGCTGCTGCGCTGGGACCCGGCCGGCTACGCCGAGCGTGAGCTTTCCCTGCGCCAGGAACTGCAGCTGCCCCCTGCTGTTCGGGTCGCGTCGCTGACGGGCGGCCGGACCGCCGTCGGGCACTTCAGCCAGGCCGTCGAGCAACAGCTGGCCGCGCAGGGGATTACCCTTCGGACAGCGGGCCCCGCGCCGCTTGTGATCACCGGCGCACCCGCCCACGGCAGCGTTCGGGGCGCGGCGGGGGATGATGTCCGGACCCTGATGTTCATCCCCTACGGCCAGGCGGCCCACGTCACCATGGCGTTGCGGGCGGTTAAGGCCGCCGCGGCCGCCAAACGCACGGACGACCCGGTGCAGCTGCGGCTGGACGGCGTGGACGTGCTCTAG
- the gmk gene encoding guanylate kinase, with protein MSKKPGLTVLAGPTAVGKGTVSTYIRDNYPGVWLSVSATTRPARPGEVDGVHYFFKSAEEFDVLVENGDLLEWAVVHGRNRYGTLRSTVDAAIADGRSVLLEIDLQGARQVKQAVPDAQFVFLAPPSWDEMVRRLVGRGTETAEEQQRRLETAKLELAAEPEFHHTVINDDVRRAADELVSLMGLTPNPR; from the coding sequence GTGAGCAAGAAACCGGGACTGACAGTCCTCGCTGGCCCGACGGCTGTTGGCAAAGGCACCGTGTCCACCTATATCCGGGACAACTATCCCGGCGTCTGGCTTTCCGTTTCGGCGACCACACGTCCGGCGCGGCCCGGCGAAGTCGACGGCGTCCACTACTTCTTCAAATCGGCCGAGGAATTTGACGTCCTGGTCGAGAACGGGGACCTCCTCGAGTGGGCGGTGGTCCATGGGCGGAACCGCTACGGCACCCTGCGCAGCACGGTAGACGCCGCCATCGCCGATGGCCGTTCGGTGCTCCTGGAGATCGACCTGCAGGGTGCGCGCCAGGTCAAACAGGCCGTGCCGGATGCCCAGTTTGTCTTCCTGGCGCCACCTAGCTGGGATGAAATGGTCCGCCGCCTGGTCGGCCGCGGCACGGAAACGGCGGAGGAACAGCAGCGACGGCTTGAAACCGCTAAACTAGAACTTGCCGCTGAACCGGAGTTTCACCACACCGTCATCAATGATGACGTTCGACGGGCAGCGGACGAGCTTGTTTCACTCATGGGGCTGACCCCGAACCCACGCTAG
- the metK gene encoding methionine adenosyltransferase: MTLPLHIPDFHGPTPASLRLFTSESVTEGHPDKICDQISDAILDALLSKDPESRVAVETLATTGLVHVAGEVTTDAYVEIPQIVRETILGIGYDSSANGFDGARCGVSVSIGQQSNDIAGGVFNSLESREGRQEDDYDLQGAGDQGLMFGYASDETPSYMPVPIWLAHRLSEKLTEVRKSGELGYLRPDGKTQVTVGYDGDRPVSVETVVISSQHAEGTSLDQLRADLAAHVVDPVMALSNLDISRARNILNPAGAFVIGGPVGDAGLTGRKIIVDTYGGMARHGGGAFSGKDPSKVDRSAAYAMRWVAKNVVAAGLAKRAEIQIAYAIGQARPVGTYVETFGTETVDPARISAAIAEIFDLRPRAIIDALDLKRPIYAKTAAHGHFGREDPDFTWERLDRVDALKAFFNA; encoded by the coding sequence GTGACTTTACCGCTGCACATCCCTGATTTCCACGGGCCCACGCCCGCATCACTTCGGCTCTTCACCTCCGAGTCGGTGACCGAAGGGCACCCCGACAAGATCTGCGACCAGATCAGCGATGCGATCCTCGACGCCCTGTTGTCCAAGGACCCCGAGTCCCGGGTTGCCGTGGAGACACTTGCCACTACCGGGCTGGTCCACGTCGCCGGCGAGGTCACCACCGACGCTTACGTCGAAATCCCGCAGATCGTGCGGGAAACCATCCTGGGCATCGGCTACGACTCCTCGGCCAACGGTTTCGACGGTGCCCGCTGCGGTGTGTCCGTCTCGATCGGGCAGCAGTCCAATGACATCGCCGGTGGCGTTTTCAACTCGCTAGAATCGCGCGAGGGACGCCAGGAGGACGACTACGACCTCCAGGGCGCGGGAGACCAAGGCCTGATGTTCGGCTACGCCAGCGACGAGACCCCCTCCTACATGCCGGTCCCGATCTGGCTCGCGCACCGGCTCTCCGAAAAGCTGACCGAGGTCCGCAAGAGCGGCGAGCTCGGCTACCTGCGACCGGACGGCAAGACCCAGGTCACCGTTGGCTACGACGGTGACCGGCCGGTATCGGTAGAGACCGTGGTTATCTCCAGCCAGCACGCTGAAGGCACCAGCCTCGACCAGCTCCGCGCCGATCTCGCGGCCCACGTCGTTGACCCGGTCATGGCACTGTCCAACCTGGACATCTCCCGGGCCAGGAACATCCTGAACCCGGCCGGTGCCTTCGTTATTGGCGGCCCGGTCGGCGACGCCGGCCTCACCGGACGAAAGATCATCGTTGACACCTACGGCGGCATGGCACGCCACGGCGGCGGCGCCTTCTCCGGCAAGGACCCGTCCAAGGTGGACCGCTCAGCCGCGTACGCCATGCGCTGGGTCGCCAAGAACGTGGTGGCTGCCGGACTCGCCAAGCGCGCCGAAATCCAGATCGCCTACGCGATCGGGCAGGCCCGCCCGGTAGGGACCTATGTCGAAACCTTCGGCACCGAGACCGTCGATCCGGCCAGGATCAGTGCCGCGATCGCGGAAATCTTTGACCTGCGCCCCCGTGCCATCATCGACGCCCTCGACCTCAAGCGGCCGATCTACGCCAAGACCGCCGCCCACGGCCACTTTGGCCGGGAGGATCCCGACTTCACGTGGGAGCGGCTGGACCGGGTAGACGCGCTGAAGGCGTTCTTCAACGCGTAA
- the mihF gene encoding integration host factor, actinobacterial type, producing the protein MGLRPLTAQERADALGKAAAARTTRAAAKDRLKSGQLTIAQLLGEGESNDAIARMRIVELLEALPGIGPVRAAAIMAQLGIAASRRVRGLGTHQRRALVDFIDNKQPGPPG; encoded by the coding sequence TTGGGTTTGCGACCTCTCACTGCGCAGGAGCGTGCCGACGCCCTCGGGAAGGCCGCCGCGGCCAGGACAACCCGGGCCGCGGCCAAGGACCGGCTGAAATCGGGACAGCTGACAATCGCGCAATTGCTGGGCGAAGGCGAGAGCAATGACGCGATCGCCAGAATGCGGATCGTCGAGCTGCTTGAAGCCCTCCCCGGCATCGGACCGGTGCGTGCCGCGGCGATTATGGCACAACTGGGCATCGCGGCATCCCGCCGGGTCCGCGGTTTGGGAACTCACCAGCGCCGGGCGCTGGTAGATTTTATAGACAACAAGCAGCCCGGACCGCCGGGCTGA
- the coaBC gene encoding bifunctional phosphopantothenoylcysteine decarboxylase/phosphopantothenate--cysteine ligase CoaBC, with amino-acid sequence MRIVLGVGGGIAAYKVASLLRLFTEAGHNVTVIPTEAATRFVGVATWEALSGNPVRNSVFDEVHTVNHVRLGHEAELIVVAPATADLLARAAAGQANDLLSNTLLMAGGSPVLMAPAMHTEMWQHPATQANVETLRSRGITVLEPASGRLTGSDSGPGRLPEPEAIFEAALALAGAPAPAAVPVAEDADPSPLRPLAGLTVTVSAGGTREPLDPVRFLGNRSSGKQGAALAVAAREAGAKVRLLAAHMDVPAPAGVDVIRVGTALELRKAALHAAADSDVIIMAAAVADFRPADVSNTKIKKRDDVADPVISLVRNPDILRELVEVRDAALRRQLIVGFAAETGDADGDVLEYAAAKLRRKACDLLVVNQVGQDKVFGEDTNSVVILSRSGSEHQEASGSKSDVAAAVIERISAELSRVVPPA; translated from the coding sequence GTGCGCATAGTCCTCGGAGTCGGGGGAGGGATAGCCGCCTACAAGGTGGCGTCGCTCCTCCGGCTTTTTACTGAAGCCGGCCATAACGTTACAGTGATCCCCACGGAAGCCGCGACCCGCTTTGTTGGTGTCGCCACGTGGGAAGCGCTGTCCGGAAATCCGGTCCGCAACAGCGTTTTCGACGAGGTTCACACCGTCAACCATGTCCGGCTCGGACACGAGGCCGAACTGATCGTAGTGGCCCCCGCCACCGCCGACCTGCTGGCCCGTGCCGCGGCCGGCCAGGCCAACGACCTGCTGAGCAACACGCTGCTGATGGCCGGCGGGTCTCCGGTGCTGATGGCGCCCGCCATGCACACCGAGATGTGGCAGCACCCGGCGACCCAGGCGAATGTCGAGACACTCCGCAGCCGGGGCATCACCGTGCTGGAGCCTGCCTCCGGAAGGCTCACCGGATCGGACTCCGGGCCCGGCCGGCTGCCTGAGCCCGAAGCTATTTTCGAGGCGGCACTCGCCCTCGCAGGGGCGCCCGCTCCCGCAGCTGTTCCAGTGGCGGAGGACGCCGATCCTTCGCCGCTGCGGCCACTGGCCGGACTCACTGTTACTGTCAGCGCCGGCGGCACACGGGAACCGCTGGACCCCGTCCGGTTCCTCGGCAATCGGTCCTCCGGCAAACAAGGTGCGGCACTGGCCGTCGCCGCCCGTGAAGCCGGGGCCAAGGTCCGGCTGCTGGCCGCGCACATGGACGTCCCCGCACCGGCCGGAGTCGACGTGATCAGGGTCGGGACTGCCTTGGAGCTCCGCAAGGCGGCCCTGCACGCGGCCGCTGACTCCGACGTCATCATCATGGCGGCCGCCGTGGCGGACTTCCGCCCGGCGGATGTGTCCAACACCAAAATCAAAAAGCGCGACGACGTCGCCGATCCGGTCATTTCGCTGGTCCGCAACCCGGACATCCTGCGCGAACTCGTCGAGGTCCGGGACGCGGCCTTGCGCCGCCAACTGATCGTAGGCTTCGCGGCGGAGACCGGTGATGCGGACGGGGACGTGCTGGAATACGCGGCGGCCAAGCTGCGCCGCAAGGCATGCGACCTGCTCGTCGTTAACCAGGTGGGCCAGGACAAAGTCTTCGGCGAAGACACTAACTCCGTAGTCATCCTTTCCCGCTCCGGCTCCGAACACCAAGAGGCGTCGGGCTCGAAGTCCGACGTCGCGGCTGCCGTAATAGAGCGCATCAGCGCCGAGCTCAGCCGGGTTGTTCCGCCCGCTTGA
- the pyrF gene encoding orotidine-5'-phosphate decarboxylase, which produces MPEATAADPAARESFGSRLGRAMAERGPLCVGIDPHPALLQQWGLNDDAAGLESFSLTVLEAVSALAAAVKPQVALYERHGSAGMAVLERTLAAAAQAGVLTIADAKRGDIGSTMAAYADAWLRDGSALAADSVTLSPYLGFESLRPALELAAHTGRGVFVLALTSNPEGASVQHVGGADSVARRIVRAAAAENRRYPGELGSVGLVVGATVGSALLDLDLDLAVVRGPILAPGLGAQGATAADLRRTFGGAYGQVLATSSRDILSAGPRIKDLQAAVRRTLGELRAA; this is translated from the coding sequence ATGCCTGAGGCCACCGCCGCTGACCCGGCGGCCCGGGAGTCCTTCGGTTCCCGGTTGGGCCGGGCCATGGCGGAGCGCGGGCCATTGTGCGTTGGGATCGATCCGCACCCGGCGCTGCTGCAGCAGTGGGGACTGAACGACGACGCCGCCGGGCTCGAAAGCTTCTCGCTCACCGTCCTGGAGGCCGTGTCTGCCCTCGCTGCCGCGGTTAAACCGCAAGTGGCGCTGTACGAGCGGCACGGCTCGGCCGGCATGGCTGTGCTGGAACGCACTCTCGCCGCGGCGGCGCAGGCCGGGGTGCTGACAATTGCCGACGCGAAACGCGGCGACATCGGCTCCACCATGGCCGCGTACGCGGACGCCTGGCTGCGGGACGGTTCCGCCCTGGCCGCCGATTCGGTCACGCTGAGCCCCTACCTGGGCTTCGAGTCGCTCCGTCCGGCCCTGGAGCTTGCGGCGCACACCGGGCGAGGTGTGTTCGTCCTGGCACTGACGTCCAATCCGGAGGGTGCCTCGGTCCAGCACGTGGGGGGCGCCGACTCCGTTGCCCGCCGGATCGTGCGGGCGGCTGCCGCGGAGAACCGTCGGTATCCGGGGGAGTTGGGTTCGGTAGGCCTCGTTGTGGGCGCGACCGTCGGCTCCGCGCTGCTGGACCTGGACCTGGATCTCGCCGTCGTCCGTGGTCCGATCCTGGCCCCGGGGCTGGGGGCACAAGGCGCGACGGCGGCGGATTTGCGCCGGACCTTCGGCGGCGCCTACGGCCAGGTCCTGGCTACGTCCAGCCGGGATATTCTCTCCGCCGGCCCGCGGATCAAAGACCTCCAGGCAGCGGTCCGTCGCACGCTCGGGGAGCTGCGCGCAGCCTGA
- a CDS encoding glycosyltransferase family 1 protein encodes MKIIIDARFTRLDHHDGISRYGASLIAATAKIAEVSMLISDVRQLALLPDVPYSLINSPLSPAELFVARKVNALDADVVVCPMQTMGSWGRKYPLVLTLHDLIYYEHPAPPGFLPAPVRVLWRLYHKAFWPQRFLLNRADVVATISATTAALISKYQLTRRPVRIVGNAPQHGHAPRDPGSGADKTILYMGSFMPYKNVETMIRGMAELPDISLHLLSRITPERRAELEALAPAGTSITFHNGVTDAEYEAMLGRTTALISLSKAEGYGLPLVEAMSHGTPVIASDIPIFREVGGDAVSYVHPDSPQEFAAAVRQLEDAELWKARSLRSVERAADFSWDESARRLLDAAAEAKELHERPRP; translated from the coding sequence GTGAAAATCATTATTGATGCCCGGTTCACCCGGCTGGACCACCACGACGGAATCAGCCGTTACGGCGCCAGCCTGATCGCCGCAACGGCAAAAATCGCCGAGGTCTCCATGCTCATCAGCGACGTTCGCCAGCTGGCCCTGCTCCCGGACGTGCCCTATTCCCTGATCAACAGCCCGCTCTCCCCCGCCGAGTTGTTCGTCGCCCGAAAGGTGAACGCACTCGACGCCGACGTGGTGGTGTGCCCGATGCAAACGATGGGCAGCTGGGGCCGGAAGTACCCGCTGGTGCTGACCCTGCACGACCTGATCTACTACGAACACCCCGCTCCCCCGGGCTTCCTGCCCGCACCCGTCCGGGTCCTCTGGCGCCTCTACCACAAGGCCTTCTGGCCGCAGCGCTTCCTGCTTAATCGTGCCGACGTTGTTGCCACCATCAGCGCCACGACGGCGGCACTGATCTCCAAGTACCAGCTGACCCGGCGTCCGGTCCGGATCGTGGGCAACGCCCCGCAGCACGGCCACGCGCCGCGGGATCCAGGGTCAGGGGCAGACAAGACGATCCTGTACATGGGCTCCTTTATGCCTTACAAAAACGTGGAGACCATGATCAGGGGCATGGCGGAGTTGCCGGATATAAGCTTGCACCTGCTCAGCCGAATCACCCCGGAACGCCGGGCGGAACTCGAGGCCCTGGCGCCCGCCGGCACGAGCATCACCTTCCACAACGGCGTGACCGACGCCGAGTATGAGGCCATGCTGGGACGCACTACGGCTTTGATCAGCCTCTCCAAAGCGGAGGGTTACGGGCTGCCCCTGGTGGAAGCGATGTCCCACGGCACACCGGTGATCGCCAGCGACATCCCGATCTTCCGCGAGGTCGGTGGTGACGCTGTCAGCTACGTCCACCCGGATTCACCGCAGGAATTTGCTGCCGCGGTGCGGCAACTGGAGGATGCGGAGCTGTGGAAGGCTCGTTCGCTCCGCTCGGTCGAGCGCGCCGCGGACTTCAGCTGGGACGAATCGGCGCGCCGACTCCTGGACGCGGCCGCGGAGGCCAAGGAGTTGCACGAACGGCCCAGGCCCTAG
- a CDS encoding alpha/beta hydrolase — translation MATEPSPGTPLLSAGLAARTHPAEVVVNGTKVAYWSYEPVTVTPQTRTILVVHGFRGDHHGLLRVADQLPEMRLIMPDLPGFGSSAAFTDARHSVERYCRFVADFIAALALGPDTVLLGHSFGSIIASHYVASHPGTVAELILINPIAAPALEGPKALLTKLAVLYYETAARLPRRLGQGLLRSQLIVRVMSETMAKTREKHLRRFVHAQHSAYFSAFADRESLLEAFKASVGSNVAEVAASLTLPVLLIAGEKDEIAALPDQHTLLARLPDGRLDVIAGVGHLIHYETPEPAAAFIRRFLKDHSA, via the coding sequence ATGGCCACCGAGCCTTCCCCCGGCACTCCCCTGCTCAGCGCCGGGCTTGCGGCGCGCACCCATCCCGCCGAAGTGGTAGTGAACGGCACCAAAGTCGCGTATTGGAGCTACGAGCCGGTAACGGTGACCCCGCAGACCCGCACCATCCTGGTGGTCCATGGCTTTCGCGGCGACCACCATGGACTCCTTAGGGTTGCCGACCAGCTCCCCGAGATGCGGCTTATTATGCCGGACCTCCCCGGATTCGGCAGCTCCGCCGCGTTCACCGATGCCAGGCACAGCGTGGAACGTTACTGCCGCTTCGTCGCCGATTTTATCGCGGCCCTGGCTCTGGGACCGGACACCGTCCTGCTGGGACATTCCTTTGGCTCCATCATCGCGAGCCATTACGTGGCCAGCCACCCCGGCACCGTGGCGGAGCTGATCCTGATCAACCCGATCGCCGCCCCGGCCCTTGAGGGGCCCAAGGCCCTGCTGACCAAACTCGCCGTCCTCTACTACGAAACCGCTGCGCGCCTGCCGCGCCGGCTGGGACAGGGCCTGCTGCGCAGCCAGCTGATTGTCCGGGTCATGAGCGAGACGATGGCGAAAACGCGCGAGAAACATCTCCGACGTTTTGTCCACGCCCAGCACAGCGCCTATTTCTCCGCATTCGCGGACCGTGAGAGCCTGCTGGAAGCTTTTAAGGCATCGGTTGGCAGCAATGTCGCCGAAGTGGCCGCCAGCCTGACGCTTCCCGTGCTGCTGATCGCCGGTGAAAAAGACGAAATTGCGGCGCTACCGGACCAGCACACCTTGCTGGCACGGCTGCCGGACGGCCGCCTGGACGTGATCGCCGGCGTCGGGCACCTGATCCACTACGAAACCCCGGAACCCGCCGCGGCATTCATCCGACGCTTCCTGAAGGACCATTCCGCGTGA
- a CDS encoding aldo/keto reductase produces the protein MKPSPRLSLNNGVLIDQVGFGLYKVPPEDAPGLVTMALEAGYRHFDTAAMYGNETGVGRGVGALSGFVSGDDARGGSGEASPSLSREDLFITTKVWNDDHGYDATLRAFDTSMANLGLEYVDLYLIHWPCAERGLYPETYRALETLYREGRARAIGVSNFQPAHLDRLLQTAEVVPAVNQVELHPWLQQEELRSLHRELGITTEAWSPLGRGQVLQDAAVLHLAALHGRTPAQIILRWHVQLGNIAIPKASSYARIRENLNVFGFSLDDAAMDTLAGLERGFRTGSHPDSVN, from the coding sequence ATGAAACCCTCACCCCGGCTCAGCCTCAACAACGGTGTACTGATCGACCAGGTGGGTTTTGGACTCTATAAGGTGCCCCCGGAGGACGCCCCCGGACTCGTGACGATGGCGCTCGAAGCCGGCTACCGGCACTTCGATACGGCCGCCATGTACGGCAACGAGACCGGCGTTGGCCGGGGCGTTGGCGCCTTGTCCGGTTTTGTTAGCGGCGATGACGCCCGCGGCGGTTCCGGCGAAGCCTCCCCTTCCTTGTCCCGCGAGGACCTGTTTATCACCACCAAGGTCTGGAACGACGACCACGGCTACGACGCGACGCTGCGTGCCTTCGACACGTCGATGGCCAACCTCGGGCTGGAATACGTTGACCTGTACTTGATCCACTGGCCGTGCGCGGAACGGGGGCTGTATCCGGAGACCTACCGCGCCCTGGAGACGCTGTACCGGGAAGGCCGGGCCCGGGCCATCGGGGTCTCGAACTTTCAGCCGGCCCACCTGGACCGCCTCCTGCAGACGGCGGAAGTCGTCCCGGCCGTCAACCAGGTTGAACTGCACCCCTGGCTCCAGCAGGAGGAACTGCGCAGCCTGCACCGCGAGCTTGGAATCACCACCGAAGCGTGGAGCCCGCTGGGCCGCGGCCAGGTCCTGCAGGATGCGGCTGTCCTTCATCTTGCGGCCCTCCACGGCAGGACCCCGGCGCAGATCATCCTCCGCTGGCATGTCCAGCTTGGCAATATCGCCATCCCGAAGGCGAGCTCGTACGCCCGGATCAGGGAAAACCTCAATGTCTTTGGCTTCAGCCTGGACGACGCCGCCATGGACACCCTTGCCGGACTGGAACGCGGCTTCCGGACCGGCTCGCACCCGGACTCCGTCAATTAG
- the rpoZ gene encoding DNA-directed RNA polymerase subunit omega, with protein MSTNLEGIINPPIDELLKAADSKYGLVIFGAKRARQINAYYAQLHEGLFEYVGPLVDTKLNEKSLSIALREINEGKLVSTPIEPAE; from the coding sequence GTGTCCACGAACCTTGAAGGCATCATCAACCCGCCGATCGACGAGCTGCTGAAGGCCGCCGACTCGAAGTATGGACTGGTAATTTTCGGCGCCAAGCGCGCACGCCAGATCAACGCGTACTACGCGCAGCTGCACGAGGGCCTGTTCGAGTACGTCGGCCCGCTGGTCGACACCAAGCTGAACGAGAAGTCGCTTTCCATCGCGCTGCGCGAGATCAATGAAGGCAAGCTCGTCTCCACTCCGATCGAACCTGCAGAGTAA